In Paroedura picta isolate Pp20150507F chromosome 6, Ppicta_v3.0, whole genome shotgun sequence, one genomic interval encodes:
- the CEP97 gene encoding centrosomal protein of 97 kDa isoform X3, whose amino-acid sequence MQLSVANNRLVRMMGVAKLTQLRVLNLPHNSIGYVEGLKDLVYLEWLNLAGNHLKLMDQFNSCTSLQHLDLSDNNISQLGDISKLSSLKTLLLHGNIITSLRTAPTCLPQSLAIVSLAENEVRDLNEISFLASFPELEQLSIMNNPCVMATPSIPGFDYRPYIVSWCLGLKVLDGYVISQKESLKAEWLYSQGKGRSFRPGQHVSLVQYLASVCPLTTMFGLQTAEDAKLEKILHKQRLHQKQLMYQSQADEIPVSLSRNKRVSVTSEPNSPVHAPQIKTEQESVIQKNSWVGPRSNNDHSYARTNVFPASSQGERNAGEELYLEDVQTDEDKLNSSLLSSESTFMPVASGLSPMSPTTAELRLHGICVDTEYREDANTGFVKEVNKQDEEKQEDTFLVLEEHPSKLADTMEAQMKGQKEEGILSTSSVSVATVTLPTDTGSCQASSKGCVECSPARQLCAPEKDIIKAACPATYLEERSADASALLFQKDEALEEMNRAATKLQASWRGYYARNHHLRAKEVRYEIRLSRMQEHIMHLTEEVEKLRKEKDEEKLQRMVQEEAVKFLWNQVRSMQEWQLSVNEHLSIAGQHGTPPSCPSEIPKEIAGLHQVLSPVASSTWVVSAPDICHQQSLPEFPDSGFHSCMIDQNCLNESQGSEESLAETQESTLGTSLETVKQLEVSLLGCLSDAEEDRLNHGECRDKGFNSEQDCSLLQQYLKSVEQLDEADEKTSGSNEAESSSLQAAVSLEKIDASGSQDAFALAQDGTSQASERCELNAEMAEGKPTDCDSSFQALPVSITV is encoded by the exons TTGATGGACCAATTCAACAGCTGCACATCACTTCAACATCTTGATTTATCAGACAACAATATATCCCAACTAGGTGATATCTCGAAGCTTTCCTCTCTGAAG ACTCTTTTGTTGCATGGAAATATCATAACATCACTGCGTACAGCTCCTACTTGTTTGCCTCAAAGTCTTGCTATTGTTTCTTTGGCAGAAAATGAAGTTAGAGACTTAAATGAG ATTTCCTTCCTGGCTTCTTTCCCTGAGCTGGAGCAGTTGTCAATTATGAACAATCCTTGTGTGATGGCCACTCCTTCCATCCCAGGGTTTGATTATCGGCCATATATTGTTAGTTGGTGTCTCGGTCTTAAAGTCCTTGATGGCTATGTGATTTCTCAGAAAGAAAG TTTGAAGGCAGAGTGGCTTTACAGTCAAGGAAAGGGAAGATCTTTTCGTCCAGGCCAGCATGTCTCATTAGTTCAATACCTTGCCAGTGTTTGCCCTCTTACCACTATGTTTGGCCTCCAAACGGCAGAGGATGCCAAACTGGAAAAAATACTACACAAGCAAAG GTTGCATCAGAAGCAATTGATGTACCAAAGCCAAGCTGATGAAATCCCTGTTTCCTTGTCTCGGAATAAAAGGGTGTCTGTTACTAGTGAGCCAAACAGCCCTGTCCATGCGCCACAAATAAAAACTGAACAAG AATCTGTTATCCAAAAGAATTCCTGGGTTGGGCCAAGATCTAATAATGACCATTCTTATGCAAGGACGAATGTTTTTCCAGCTTCTTCACAAGGTGAAAGAAATGCTGGTGAGGAACTTTATCTGGAAGACGTACAAACTGATGAGGACAAGCTAAACAGTAGTCTTCTGTCCTCAGAGTCGACTTTTATGCCTGTTGCTTCAGGGCTCTCACCGATGTCTCCTACTACTGCAGAACTGAGACTTCATGGAATCTGTGTTGATACAGAATATAGGGAAGATGCTAACACTGGGTTTGTAAAAGAGGTTAATAAGCAAGATGAAGAAAAGCAGGAAGATACTTTTTTGGTTCTGGAAGAGCATCCCAGTAAATTAGCAGACACTATGGAAGCTCAGATGAAAGGGCAAAAAGAAGAAGGCATATTGTCCACTTCCAGTGTATCAGTGGCCACTGTTACTCTACCCACTGACACTGGAAGCTGTCAGGCATCGTCCAAAGGCTGTGTTGAGTGCAGTCCTGCGAGGCAGTTGTGTGCTCCTGAAAAAGACATAATCAAAGCTGCTTGCCCAGCTACATATCTAGAAGAAAGATCTGCAGATGCTTCTGCTCTTTTATTTCAAAAGGATGAGGCACTAGAAGAAATGAATAGAGCAGCCACAAAGCTTCAAGCCTCTTGGAGGGGATACTACGCTAGGAACCACCATCTCAGAGCCAAAGAGGTGCGCTATGAAATCCGActcagcagaatgcaggaacataTTATGCATTTAACTGAAGAAGTAGAAAA ACTaagaaaagaaaaggatgaaGAAAAACTTCAAAGAATGGTGCAAGAGGAAGCTGTCAAATTCCTTTGGAACCAG GTTAGATCTATGCAGGAGTGGCAGCTCTCTGTGAATGAACATCTGAGTATTGCTGGGCAGCATGGCACCCCTCCATCATGTCCTTCAGAGATACCCAAAGAGATAGCTGGACTACATCAAGTACTGTCTCCTGTTGCTAGTTCTACTTGGGTAGTTTCAGCTCCTGACATTTGTCATCAGCAGTCCTTGCCAGAATTTCCAGATTCAGGCTTTCATTCCTGCATGATTGACCAAAATTGCCTTAACGAATCACAGGGATCCGAAGAGAGCTTGGCAGAAACACAGGAAAGCACTCTAGGGACTTCTTTGGAAACAGTCAAACAGCTTGAAGTTTCTCTTTTAGGCTGCCTCTCAGATGCTGAAGAGGACAGACTGAATCATGGGGAATGTAGAGACAAGGGATTTAACAGTGAGCAGGACTGTAGCCTACTCCAGCAGTATTTAAAATCCGTTGAACAACTAGATGAAGCTGATGAAAAAACAAGCGGCAGCAATGAAGCAGAAAGCAGTAGTCTCCAAGCAGCTGTTTCATTAGAAAAAATAGATGCCTCAGGGTCCCAAGATGCATTTGCATTGGCTCAAGATGGAACTAGTCAGGCATCAGAAAGGTGTGAATTGAATGCAGAAATGGCAGAAGGAAAACCAACAGACTGTGACTCTTCTTTCCAAGCACTTCCTGTTAGCATAACTGTGTAG